From Nerophis ophidion isolate RoL-2023_Sa linkage group LG15, RoL_Noph_v1.0, whole genome shotgun sequence, one genomic window encodes:
- the steap2 gene encoding metalloreductase STEAP2 isoform X2, which yields MSGNRSALLLASSYDGQAYLLPHVHEYKCGGVSVQPTVAILGSGDFSKGLTLRLLRCGFHVVVGSRHPHQAARVFPHVVDVTHHEDAVGKASVVFLAIRREHYAVLLDLKHLLEGKILVDVSNNRRMNQYPESNAEYLSSLLPHSIVVKAFNVISSWAMLQTTPKDASTQVFVCSDSVEARHQIMELARRLTFQPVDMGTLSSSQDIENMPLRLFPGWKGPVLAAVTLSIFFFAYSFVRDVVHPYLKHKQSHFYKIPIETVNRTLPTVAITLLALVYLAGQVAAAHQLYYGTKYRRLPGWLQGWLQCRKQLGLLSFFFASVHVLYSLCLPMRRSERYLLLNTAVQQVHSNVVDSWNEEEVWRVEMYVSFGVMGLGLMSLLAVTSIPSVQQTLNWREFGFIQVWT from the exons ATGAGCGGCAATCGAAGCGCTCTGTTGTTGGCGTCCTCGTATGACGGGCAGGCCTACCTGCTGCCCCACGTGCACGAGTACAAATGCGGCGGCGTGTCCGTCCAGCCCACCGTGGCCATTTTGGGGTCAGGGGATTTCTCCAAGGGTTTGACTCTCCGTCTGCTGCGCTGCGGCTTCCACGTGGTGGTCGGCAGTCGGCATCCCCACCAAGCAGCCCGCGTCTTCCCTCACGTGGTGGACGTGACGCACCACGAGGACGCCGTCGGCAAGGCCAGCGTGGTCTTCTTGGCCATCCGCCGAGAACACTACGCCGTTTTGTTGGACCTCAAGCATTTACTGGAAG GAAAGATATTGGTGGATGTGAGTAACAACCGTCGGATGAACCAGTACCCAGAGTCCAATGCCGAGTACCTGTCCTCCTTGCTGCCACACTCCATCGTGGTGAAAGCCTTCAACGTCATCTCATCCTGGGCCATGTTGCAGACCACACCCAAAGACGCCAGCACACAG GTGTTTGTGTGCAGCGACTCGGTGGAGGCTCGTCATCAGATCATGGAGTTAGCTCGCCGGCTAACCTTCCAGCCGGTAGACATGGGAACTCTTTCCTCCTCCCAGGACATCGAGAACATGCCGCTCCGCTTGTTCCCGGGCTGGAAGGGCCCCGTCCTCGCCGCCGTCACCCTCTCCATCTTCTTCTTCGCATACTCCTTTGTCCGAGACGTCGTCCACCCGTACCTCAAGCACAAGCAGAGCCACTTCTACAAGATCCCCATCGAGACGGTCAACAGGACGCTGCCCACCGTGGCCATAACTCTCCTGGCGCTGGTCTACCTGGCGGGCCAGGTGGCGGCGGCGCACCAGCTCTACTACGGAACCAAGTACCGGCGTCTGCCCGGCTGGCTGCAGGGCTGGCTGCAGTGTCGCAAACAGTTAGGACTGCTCAGCTTTTTCTTCGCCTCGGTCCACGTTCTCTACAGTCTCTGTTTGCCCATGAGAAGGTCTGAGAGGTACCTGCTGCTCAACACGGCTGTCCAACAG GTCCATTCCAATGTGGTGGATTCCTGGAATGAGGAGGAGGTGTGGAGAGTGGAGATGTACGTCTCCTTTGGGGTCATGGGTCTGGGACTCATGTCTCTGCTGGCCGTCACTTCCATTCCTTCTGTGCAGCAAACACTCAACTGGAGGGAGTTTGGCTTCATTCAGGTATGGACTTAA